A section of the Rummeliibacillus pycnus genome encodes:
- the ribD gene encoding bifunctional diaminohydroxyphosphoribosylaminopyrimidine deaminase/5-amino-6-(5-phosphoribosylamino)uracil reductase RibD, giving the protein MKTDQDYMRLALELAASAKGNTNPNPLVGAVIVKDGVIVGTGLHRKAGEPHAEVHAFNMAGDHAEDATLYVTLEPCSHYGKTPPCANRVVEAKVSRVVVAMEDPNPQVAGRGIKLLRDAGIEVEVGVLEEEAKRLNERFIHNMITSRPFVISKFAMTLDGKIATHTGHSKWITGEAARMNVHEIRHEVDGILVGVGTVLVDNPSLTTRLPQGGKNPVRIILDSKLRTPLDANVMNTNEAKTIIVTDSTIDRAKAAEYEAKGVQILYVPTNEQGIDLNTTLEALYQEGITDILVEGGGAIHASFVRSNLIDKYIIYVAPKILGGEHSISPVRGEDVDLMDAASLLTFDSVEKMGEDLRIIAYPKGE; this is encoded by the coding sequence ATGAAAACAGATCAAGATTATATGCGTTTGGCATTAGAATTAGCAGCTAGTGCTAAAGGAAATACAAATCCAAATCCACTTGTTGGAGCAGTTATTGTCAAAGATGGTGTGATTGTTGGTACTGGACTTCACCGTAAAGCAGGAGAGCCTCATGCGGAAGTACATGCCTTTAATATGGCTGGAGATCATGCAGAGGATGCAACCTTATATGTAACGCTTGAACCATGTTCACATTACGGGAAAACACCTCCTTGTGCGAATCGTGTAGTAGAAGCAAAAGTGAGTCGTGTGGTTGTGGCAATGGAAGATCCAAATCCGCAAGTAGCAGGACGCGGTATCAAGCTTCTTCGTGATGCAGGTATTGAGGTAGAAGTGGGTGTATTAGAAGAAGAAGCGAAACGATTGAACGAACGTTTCATACACAATATGATCACAAGCCGACCTTTTGTCATTTCAAAATTTGCGATGACACTAGACGGTAAAATCGCTACCCATACTGGTCATTCAAAGTGGATCACTGGAGAAGCTGCTCGTATGAATGTCCATGAAATTCGTCATGAAGTAGATGGGATTTTAGTTGGTGTTGGAACAGTACTTGTGGATAATCCATCTTTAACGACTCGTTTACCGCAAGGTGGCAAAAACCCAGTTCGTATTATTTTAGATAGTAAGTTACGTACTCCACTTGATGCGAATGTTATGAACACAAATGAAGCAAAGACCATCATCGTAACAGATTCAACAATAGATCGTGCGAAAGCAGCTGAATACGAAGCAAAAGGTGTTCAAATTCTGTATGTTCCGACTAATGAGCAAGGAATCGACTTAAATACGACATTAGAGGCTCTTTATCAAGAGGGGATTACAGACATTTTAGTAGAAGGTGGCGGTGCAATTCATGCATCGTTTGTACGGAGCAATCTTATCGACAAATATATTATTTATGTTGCGCCGAAAATTTTAGGTGGCGAACATTCGATTTCACCTGTTAGAGGGGAAGATGTGGACTTGATGGATGCAGCCTCTCTTTTAACATTTGATTCAGTTGAAAAAATGGGCGAAGATCTTCGAATCATTGCCTATCCAAAGGGTGAGTAA
- a CDS encoding 5' nucleotidase, NT5C type produces MKFGFDIDDTLINLREHAFHLYNKKLGKEVGLEVFRALKTVEIHEAFDLTAEQGSHMWSSSLEDIYFTECPIFEHALETLQQLETDGHEIYFITSRPKQYCERTREWMKEKGFPVQDERFYCGMQDIEKIDTIKSLQLDYYFDDKPAVLLTIQDVHTKAVVINQSYNQGVNLPRLFSWAEFKSFIK; encoded by the coding sequence TTGAAATTCGGATTTGATATTGATGATACATTAATTAATTTACGCGAACATGCTTTTCACTTGTACAATAAAAAGCTAGGAAAAGAAGTAGGGCTTGAAGTATTCCGTGCATTAAAAACAGTAGAAATTCACGAAGCATTCGATTTAACAGCAGAACAAGGGAGTCATATGTGGTCATCCTCTTTAGAGGATATTTACTTCACAGAATGCCCAATTTTTGAACATGCATTAGAAACATTGCAGCAGCTAGAAACAGACGGTCACGAAATTTATTTCATCACTTCTCGTCCGAAACAATACTGTGAAAGAACACGTGAATGGATGAAAGAAAAGGGCTTCCCTGTACAAGATGAACGATTTTATTGCGGCATGCAAGACATTGAAAAAATCGATACAATCAAATCACTACAGCTTGATTACTACTTCGATGACAAACCAGCCGTACTATTAACAATTCAAGACGTCCATACAAAAGCTGTTGTCATTAACCAATCATATAATCAAGGTGTTAACTTACCACGCCTATTTTCCTGGGCTGAATTTAAGTCTTTTATTAAATAA
- a CDS encoding FAD-dependent monooxygenase: MSNLKVDVCVVGAGPSGTLLAYLLAKKELSVLLIEKSEKIGKFFRGEHVNEDGEEILKKHHLFDGVEQLGLLRMKHIEYWHNGEIFKAIDPDPSIGHLSIHVPQANLLTAILKEAQKLSNFHLLLNTTVSDLVQDKSGRYVAVKTKHGEEVQMVEANLIIGADGRYSTIRKKAELDSMTRKHGFDLLWARIPAPANWSPSIKNASIDDLQLAVYSQANNFIQIGWNIKEGSYPTLHRQPISPFIDKLIEAFPELEETVRNNIQSWHDFVLLDVFSSISEEWGKEGLLCIGDAVHTMTPTGGYGLNCALKDADVLADLLHKENIADVDFTDFITERKKEAKKLLASQIEMEQTFLENFAVLS; encoded by the coding sequence GTGAGTAATTTGAAAGTAGATGTATGTGTAGTAGGGGCAGGCCCTAGTGGTACATTACTTGCCTATTTATTAGCGAAGAAAGAACTATCTGTACTCTTGATTGAAAAGTCAGAGAAAATTGGAAAATTTTTTCGAGGCGAGCATGTAAACGAAGATGGCGAAGAAATTTTAAAGAAGCATCATCTTTTTGATGGAGTGGAACAACTTGGCCTTTTACGTATGAAACATATAGAGTATTGGCATAATGGGGAGATTTTTAAAGCAATTGATCCAGATCCTTCTATTGGTCATCTTAGTATTCATGTTCCGCAAGCAAATTTACTAACTGCCATTTTAAAGGAAGCGCAAAAACTGTCGAACTTTCATCTGTTGCTAAATACGACAGTAAGTGATTTAGTACAAGATAAATCAGGTCGCTATGTAGCAGTCAAAACTAAACATGGTGAAGAAGTGCAAATGGTTGAAGCGAACTTAATCATCGGAGCAGATGGTCGTTACTCAACTATCCGTAAAAAGGCGGAGTTAGATTCAATGACTCGTAAACATGGTTTTGATTTACTATGGGCTAGAATACCTGCTCCAGCCAATTGGTCACCTTCGATAAAAAATGCATCAATTGATGATCTACAATTGGCTGTCTATTCACAAGCGAATAACTTTATTCAAATAGGGTGGAATATAAAGGAAGGTTCATATCCAACGTTGCATAGACAACCCATTTCGCCGTTTATTGATAAATTAATTGAAGCATTTCCTGAGCTAGAAGAAACGGTCCGCAACAATATTCAATCTTGGCATGATTTTGTACTTCTCGATGTCTTTAGTAGTATCAGTGAAGAGTGGGGGAAAGAAGGTTTACTATGTATTGGTGATGCCGTGCATACAATGACCCCAACAGGTGGATATGGTCTAAACTGTGCATTAAAGGATGCTGATGTATTAGCTGACTTATTGCATAAAGAAAATATTGCTGACGTTGATTTCACCGATTTTATAACAGAGCGCAAAAAAGAAGCCAAAAAATTATTAGCTTCTCAAATTGAGATGGAACAAACGTTTTTAGAGAATTTTGCTGTTTTATCATGA
- a CDS encoding GNAT family N-acetyltransferase, with the protein MIVLPREQYKLFIGKLIDVPTFVHSILDNVVEGTVYTDSSNYNSLLFQTNSGLYFVFGDTSNESFLNELAAICQKTIETDNRFTLFSYSNDWNHLIEKYLDGMINKIERYSFTFDKSTYKNTQRNTIMDEYIVRNINANHIDNCLEFDHIYYQEYWDSPNNFLQNGVGFCIQDGDKVISECVSIFKSNHYAEVDITTDQNYRGKGLASRIAEQFIDYCLSKNIQPRWDCNIDNIASIQLGTKLGFKQSKKYAIYIKLTSN; encoded by the coding sequence AATATAAATTATTCATAGGAAAACTTATTGATGTACCAACATTTGTGCATAGCATACTAGATAATGTAGTAGAAGGAACTGTTTATACAGACTCCTCAAATTATAATTCGCTACTATTTCAAACAAATTCTGGTCTATATTTTGTTTTTGGAGACACTTCAAACGAATCTTTTCTAAATGAATTAGCAGCTATTTGTCAAAAAACAATTGAAACAGACAATCGCTTTACCCTATTCTCCTATTCAAATGATTGGAATCATTTGATTGAAAAATACTTAGATGGCATGATAAATAAGATAGAACGCTACTCTTTTACATTTGATAAAAGTACATATAAAAACACTCAGAGAAATACAATTATGGATGAATATATTGTAAGAAATATTAACGCTAACCATATAGATAACTGTCTAGAATTTGACCATATATACTATCAAGAATATTGGGATTCACCCAACAACTTTCTTCAAAACGGGGTTGGCTTCTGTATACAAGATGGAGATAAAGTGATCAGTGAATGCGTCTCTATTTTTAAATCAAATCATTACGCAGAAGTTGATATTACAACTGATCAGAACTATAGAGGAAAAGGGCTAGCAAGTAGAATAGCTGAACAATTTATTGACTACTGTCTATCAAAAAATATACAACCACGTTGGGATTGTAATATTGATAATATTGCTTCAATTCAATTAGGTACAAAACTAGGCTTTAAACAATCCAAAAAGTATGCTATTTATATTAAACTTACTTCGAACTAG
- a CDS encoding GTP cyclohydrolase II, with amino-acid sequence MTTLQKTIDFLQDKMQFTKRSETENICIVGPVKLPVKQGDFEATFQWYSWHVVDAKLSKEEVIDSLASSNLAFGQQSSVLAYGDFENGEEALIRMHSICHTGDIFGSQRCDCGYQLHESMKMIKEHGCGAIFYLANHEGRGIGLFSKSLAYLLQEQGFDTVEANHALGFEDDTRSYEDAIRVLEMLRQKPVTLITNNPKKLKALKEHGLLADGHIPLWGGLTETNKFYLQTKVKKSGHIPLEKVTLQ; translated from the coding sequence ATGACAACATTACAAAAGACGATCGATTTTTTACAAGATAAAATGCAATTTACGAAACGTTCAGAAACAGAAAATATATGTATAGTAGGGCCGGTAAAGTTGCCAGTAAAGCAAGGGGATTTTGAGGCGACTTTTCAGTGGTATTCATGGCATGTTGTGGATGCAAAGTTATCTAAGGAAGAAGTAATTGATTCACTGGCTTCGTCCAACTTAGCTTTTGGTCAACAATCATCCGTTCTTGCATATGGTGATTTTGAAAACGGTGAGGAAGCACTTATACGTATGCATAGTATATGTCATACTGGTGATATTTTTGGAAGTCAACGTTGTGATTGTGGCTACCAACTACATGAGTCGATGAAGATGATTAAAGAACATGGTTGTGGGGCTATATTTTATTTAGCGAATCATGAAGGCCGTGGGATTGGTTTGTTTTCAAAATCGTTGGCTTATTTATTACAAGAACAAGGTTTTGATACAGTAGAAGCGAATCATGCGCTTGGTTTTGAAGATGATACACGGAGTTATGAAGATGCGATTCGTGTTTTAGAAATGTTACGTCAAAAACCGGTGACATTGATTACGAACAATCCCAAAAAATTAAAGGCTTTAAAAGAACATGGCTTATTAGCAGATGGGCACATCCCTCTTTGGGGTGGATTAACTGAAACCAATAAATTTTATTTACAAACAAAAGTAAAAAAATCAGGACACATTCCACTAGAAAAAGTAACCTTACAGTAA